The nucleotide window TCGGTGGAGAACTTCTCCGCGATCTTGCGGGCTTCCTCCTCGTCGAACGCGCCCTGCGCCTGCTCGATCAGGGTGAGGATGTCACCGAGGTCGAGGATGCGGCTGGCCATGCGGTCGGGGTGGAAGGGCTCGAAGTCGTCGAGGCCCTCACCCGTGGAAGCGAACATGATCGGGCGGCCGGTGATCGACGCCACCGACAGGGCCGCGCCACCGCGGGCGTCGCCGTCGAGCTTGGACAGCACGACACCGGTGAAGTCGACACCGTCCTGGAACGCGCGGGCGGTTGCCACGGCGTCCTGGCCGATCATCGCGTCGATAACGAAGAGCACTTCGTCGGGGTCGATGGCCTTGCGGATGTCCGCGGCCTGCTTCATCATCTCGGCGTCGACACCGAGGCGTCCGGCGGTGTCAACGATGACAACGTCGTGCAGCTTCTGCTGGGCGAACTTCACGCCGTCGCGGGCGACCTTGACCGGGTTGCCGACGCCGTTGCCGGGCTCCGGCGCGTAGACCGCAACGCCGGCCTGGGCCGCGACGACCTCAAGCTGGGTGACGGCATTCGGGCGCTGCAGGTCGGCGGCGACGAGGATCGGGGTGTGGCCGTCCTTGGCCAACCACTTGGCGAGCTTGCCGGCCAGGGTGGTCTTACCGGCACCCTGGAGGCCGGCGAGCATGATGATGGTCGGTGGCTTCTTGGCGAATTCCAGACGGCGCTGCTGGCCGCCGAGGATCTGCACGAGCTCTTCGTTGACGATCTGCACGACCTGCTGGGCCGGATTCAGCGCCTTGCTGACCTCGTCGCCGAGGGCGCGCTCGCGCACCTTGCCGGTGAAGTCCTTGACGACCTCGAGGGCGACGTCGGCGTCGAGGAGGGCGCGACGAATCTCGCGCACGGTGCCGTCGACATCCGCCGCACTGAGCTTGCCCTTGGTGCGGAGGTTTTTAAACGTCTCGGCGAGGCGATCTGAGAGGTTTCCAAAAGTAGCCATTGTGGTCTTAGTTTAACCGGCTCCGGGAGGTGCCGCTGCTCACTGCCCCGATTGTTCCTCCACCAGCGTACGGTGGAAGCTTGCGCAGAAATCAGGGAGAGCACATGTCAGTTGTCGTCGTCGCCGTCATCACCCCGCTGGACGGTCATATCCAGAACGTGGTGGATGCCTTCGCCATCGTGTCGCCGAAGGTGCACGCCGAGGCCGGTTGTGAGCTGTACGCCCTGCACCTCGACGCGGAAAAGGTCATCATGGTCGAACGCTGGACCACCGCGGCCGACCTCGCCGCCCACGCCGCCGGCGCCCCGATCGGCGAGCTCAACGCCCTGCTGGCCGACCATGTGGCCGGCCCCACCGACGTGAGCGTGCTCGAGAACGTACCGCTGGGCGATCCGGTCGCGGGCACTATTCAGTAAGCGCCGGGTCGGTCTTCGCCGTCGTCCGTCGTACAGCGCGGATGCGTCGGCGCCGAATAAGCAGCACGGCACCGGCCACGAGGATCAGCCCTACGGCCACCGACCCGATGGCTATCCACAGCACGGGCACCTCGGCGTCCGGGGTGACGGTCTCCCCCACGCCGGCGTCGGGGAAGGTGATGGTCGCGGACGCTTCGCGTTCTACGAGACCGCTCTTCAGAGCCAAGGTGGCGTCCCACGGCCCGTTGGGCAGCTCAGCGTCGAGGGTGAAGAGCACCTTCTCCGAGCCGCCGGGCGCAATGGTGGTGGCCTGGGGCACAGTGAACGGACCGGCGGCAAGGCCGGCCGGCCCGTCGGCCAGGGTGAGATCACCCGTCACGTCCAGCGCCCGGCCGCCGGTGTTTGTGACCTGCGCTGCCAGCGTGGGGCGGCCGTCCGCGTCGCGCCCGGCAGTGAGCTGGTCGACGGAGAAGTCCGCAGCGACCCCGTTACCGGGTCCAACCGAAAGGTAGATCCGGATTCCGGCTCGGGTGGCCTGAACGATGGGGGAACCATCGGTTGAGGGTGCGCGCACTTCTGCCCACACGGCGGCGTACTGCTCGCCTTCCGCCGCGTCCAGCGGAACTGCAATCGTCACCAACACCATGGCCGATTCACCTGGCGCCAGCTCCAGCTCCGGCTGGTCCAGACTGGTCCAGCTCGTGATGTCGTTGGTGGCGGGGTCGGCTTCCCCGGTGAAGACGCCGCCGTCAATGTGCGCTGCGCCGGAATACACCCTCACCGCCTGGTCGATCTCGGTGTTGTTCTGCACCTCGATCCGGCGCTCGATTGTGGTTCCAGGCGCCAGTCTGTCGACGATGTAGGCACGAGCACGCGAGTCGGACTGAGTGCCGACCGGGACATCGACCAATCGAACGCCAACGCCCTGGGACTCGATGACCCCATTCTCGGCAGGAGTGCCCGAGCTGCGGGACTCGGCGATTGCGGGCCCGGCAGTGCCAAGAACGAGAGCAAGTAGTAGTGCGGCAACTGCCGCGATGGTGGGACGCAAATCCGAAGCCTTTCCTAGCGGAGACCGCTTGCACGGCCCGGCGGCCGACGCAGCCCGGCCGCGGTGCCCGCTGGAAGCGGGTGCCGCGGCCGGTTTGGAGCGATTAGACGACGGAGTGCGTCAACACGGCGGTGAACGTGTCGGACAGCGCGTCGGTGGGAACGGGGACGGAGAGCGTTGCGCTCCACGTCGCCGTGTTGTTGCCCGTGACGGCGGTCGCGGTCTGCACCGGCAGCGTGGCCGCCGGGTCACCGGCGGCAGACGGGGCGACAGTCGCTGTACCAACGACAACGGCAGTTCCAGCCGTGTAAGTTGCCCCGGCGGCAGGGATCGTGTCGGCGGTGTCCGTGCCGGTGAAGTCGGCAAGCGTGACATTGGCAACCCAGCCCTCCACACCTGCGCGAGCGTCGGTGACGACAACGCCCGCCAGGGTGGCGGTCGACGGGGCGCCAGGTGCGACCGTCGTGAATGCAATCGTGGCGGGTGCCGCGATCGAGACGAGGCCCCCGGAGACCTCGACGGTCGCCGTGGTGTCGGCCGCGAAGGCCGGGAGGGTGGTGGCACCGACGAGAGCCGCCGATCCCGCCAGGGCAAGGGTGACAAAGGTGATTTTGCGCATGAGAGAGAGACCTCTTGTTCGTAGGAACGTACATGCTGGGTCGGCCTGAAGCCATATTGCGAGAGCCGCTTCCGGCCGCTCAGCACGCCGAAAGAATTCGGCATTAACCAGGATATCTGTGTAGATACACAGAAACCCAATCCGTCGATCAGTGTGGCGTGTCACCCGCGTGCGTGGCACCCGCCGAGGGGACGTCTCCCAGGGTGGATCAGACCTGAGGAGCGACCAGACGTTCGACGGCACGAACGACGCTGGCCCGGCGTGCCGCATGGGTGGCAGCATCCGGTTCGGGATGCGCGGAGAACGCGACGGCGGGCTCGTGGTTCCAGCACGACACGATCCCGAAGACGAGCGCGGTGACGTGGTCCGGGTCCCACGAGGCGTCGACGGCCCCCGCGGCCTGGAGCGCGATGATCCCGCGGACCTGTTCGGCGTGGAAGTCGTCGATGAGGGGCGACGGCTCGGCAATCGCGTCGTGGCGTTCCAAACGCGCCCAGTCGATCATCCGCAGGTGTTCAGGATGCTCGACCGAGTGGTCGTAGAGCGCTCCGGCGAACTCGGGCAGGGTTGCTCCCCCGTCGTGCGACACCGCCTGGGCGAACTCCACCAGGTTGAGCTCCACCACAGCACTGAAGAGTTCTTCCTTGTGCCGGTAGTAGGCATAGAGCCGTTCCTTGCTGGCGGAGGCGGTGCGGGCGATCCGGTCGATGCGGGATCCGGCAAGGCCATGGGCGGCGAATTCGGCCCTGGCCGCCTCGAGGATGCGCTGACGGGTGGGCTCCGGCTCCTTCGCCGGCAGTCCGATGGATGAATCCGGGGTAATCATGCCCCGAGTGTAGCAAAACGAACTAGTTCGTTTGGTAGGATTCTCGGCATGTCACAATCGAGCCCGACCGGCGTTTCTCCGGTTTCCACCCCGTCAAAACCCGATACCCACGCCTCTGAGGCTCACACCCACAACCCCCGCCGCTGGTGGCTGCTGGCCATCGTCGCCCTCGCCCAGCTCACCGTCGTGCTCGACGGCACCATCGTCAACATCGCGCTCCCCCACGCTCAGAGTGACCTCGGCATGAGTGACGGCGACCGCACCTGGGTCGTCACCCTTTACGCGCTGGTCTTCGGCGCACTGCTGCTGCTCGGCGGCCGCATCGCCGACTACTGGGGCCGCAAGCGCTCCTTCATCGTGGGCATGGCCGGGTTCGCCATCGCGTCCACCCTCGGCGGCATGGCGCAGAGCACCTGGGAGCTCCTGGCCGCCCGCGGCCTGCAGGGCCTGTTCGCAGCGCTTCTCGCGCCCGCCTCGCTGGCACTGCTCACCGTCAACTTCCCCGGCGGCAAGGACCGCATCAAGGCCTTCTCGGTCTACGGTGCGATCGCCGGTGGTGGCGCTGCCGTGGGCCTCGTGCTCGGCGGCGTGCTCACCGAGTACGCCAGCTGGCGCTGGTGCCTGCTCGTGAACGTGCCCATCGCGATCGTGGCGATCGCCGCGGCGATCCCGATCATCAAGGAGAGCAAGGCGCACGGCAACACCAAGTACGACGTGCCCGGCGCCATCCTCGTGGCCCTCGGCCTCGGTTCGCTGGTGTTCGGCTTCGCCCAGGCCGAGAACGGCTGGGACGCCTGGCAGGTGCTCGTTTTCATCCCGCTGGGCGTTGTGCTCCTCGCTCTCTTCGTGCTCGTCGAGAGCCGCTCCAACCACCCGCTGCTGCCGCTGCGCATCCTGGCGGACAAGGTTCGCGGTGGTGCGTTCATCACCGGCACGCTCACCGGCGCCGCTCTCCTGGGCGGGCTGCTCTTCCTCACCTTCCACCTGCAGATCGTGCTCGGCTTCTCGCCGCTGGAGTCCGGCCTGGCGTCCCTGCCGATGACCGCGATGATCATCGTCGGCGCAACGACGCTCTCGAAGTTCCTGCCCCGCGTGGGCGTGCGCATCCCGATGACCGTGGGCCCGGTCGTCGTGGCGGCCGGTCTGCTGTACCTGTCGCGCATCACCGTCGGCGGCAGCTACGTCGTCGAGGTGCTGCCCGGCCTGCTCCTGATGGGTCTGGGCCTGGCGATGATCTTCGTGCCGCTGCAGAACGTGGCCCTGGCCGGCATCGATGCCCACGACGCCGGCGCCGCCAGCGCCGCGGTCACGGCCGTGCA belongs to Cryobacterium sp. SO2 and includes:
- a CDS encoding MFS transporter, yielding MSQSSPTGVSPVSTPSKPDTHASEAHTHNPRRWWLLAIVALAQLTVVLDGTIVNIALPHAQSDLGMSDGDRTWVVTLYALVFGALLLLGGRIADYWGRKRSFIVGMAGFAIASTLGGMAQSTWELLAARGLQGLFAALLAPASLALLTVNFPGGKDRIKAFSVYGAIAGGGAAVGLVLGGVLTEYASWRWCLLVNVPIAIVAIAAAIPIIKESKAHGNTKYDVPGAILVALGLGSLVFGFAQAENGWDAWQVLVFIPLGVVLLALFVLVESRSNHPLLPLRILADKVRGGAFITGTLTGAALLGGLLFLTFHLQIVLGFSPLESGLASLPMTAMIIVGATTLSKFLPRVGVRIPMTVGPVVVAAGLLYLSRITVGGSYVVEVLPGLLLMGLGLAMIFVPLQNVALAGIDAHDAGAASAAVTAVQQIGGSIGSAVFTVLYTSAVASSLAGGDGTPVAQLQALVDGYQAAFFWAAFGVFLAAPIAFFMVRPKASDLLGNEAAVHLG
- the ffh gene encoding signal recognition particle protein, whose product is MATFGNLSDRLAETFKNLRTKGKLSAADVDGTVREIRRALLDADVALEVVKDFTGKVRERALGDEVSKALNPAQQVVQIVNEELVQILGGQQRRLEFAKKPPTIIMLAGLQGAGKTTLAGKLAKWLAKDGHTPILVAADLQRPNAVTQLEVVAAQAGVAVYAPEPGNGVGNPVKVARDGVKFAQQKLHDVVIVDTAGRLGVDAEMMKQAADIRKAIDPDEVLFVIDAMIGQDAVATARAFQDGVDFTGVVLSKLDGDARGGAALSVASITGRPIMFASTGEGLDDFEPFHPDRMASRILDLGDILTLIEQAQGAFDEEEARKIAEKFSTDTFTLDDFLGQMQQLRNMGSIKKMMGMLPGAGAMKQQLDNFDEREIVRTEAIIQSMTKAERVTPKLLNGSRRLRIARGSGSSVTEVNQLVQRFEQAAKMMKTVAKGGMPNIPGMGPIPGGMGGKRPQVQQKKKGSKSGNPAKRAAENAAIASGEKIGGASAGGGSGFGLGGGGKAAAGGPTPEEMAALQKMLGR
- a CDS encoding antibiotic biosynthesis monooxygenase; translation: MSVVVVAVITPLDGHIQNVVDAFAIVSPKVHAEAGCELYALHLDAEKVIMVERWTTAADLAAHAAGAPIGELNALLADHVAGPTDVSVLENVPLGDPVAGTIQ
- a CDS encoding TetR family transcriptional regulator, which encodes MITPDSSIGLPAKEPEPTRQRILEAARAEFAAHGLAGSRIDRIARTASASKERLYAYYRHKEELFSAVVELNLVEFAQAVSHDGGATLPEFAGALYDHSVEHPEHLRMIDWARLERHDAIAEPSPLIDDFHAEQVRGIIALQAAGAVDASWDPDHVTALVFGIVSCWNHEPAVAFSAHPEPDAATHAARRASVVRAVERLVAPQV